The following are encoded in a window of Halorarum salinum genomic DNA:
- a CDS encoding fibronectin type III domain-containing protein: MSFAYGGSGDGASYGGENGSAYGLPLPRRVEGVGVESATGDEVDLSWDAAGSTDEYVILQAEASGADATDYSEVATTPTTSTTVSGLEDGERYYFRVRGRNDRSDGPLSAEVDATTVLPATEITDIGNGVRGELTLSLDALDDSTDGGIDIYRSTDGSLGSAVATDLDSDTGEYTDSEAILDGEEYHYTARRITDHTQTDGEQAAQTAFLPDEDAPTLLNGVEDEVTLDRESTVSNYGDVRVQQRETGEDAWDDTATGWAEQVVANDTLTLTFEGLEDGEELEYRARTETEHVTGNWTAPVAIITKFPGATNLSITATTATSVALEHNDNADNEDGTWVWRREELDPLRDTGFGEWEVIDTIDPTDGTGPVQFTDDTVRPNRDYEYYVEPFTEHTSAESGTVSTTTELAVPNEGWYVVLKAGTGERATIPYSVIDESRPRLEPETSAVGRWTIDISPNDVLREWLRAEAYIYYNGDLWMRGPFTRYHPDGGSGDVAAKMEGFGIIQHLKGGGQAFSVQSEPGYEAFQRFADEHLNEWNVDVTPPSENIVDEDFPVQDAEDDTGLEGLFASALDGDDIAATVDSGVAPLQVAWTREGEDADRDSGASIQSFSDASGGESLTLISEVGNYAEWDFENYHRIPVDELVLYVRTRNLDAGSSTPEIEASIDSDVVGPVGVTAGPFVWQDRDSDFSGWEIQDDLEPGVHTLRLEVVDAPSSDADAFTFDVVAPLDGRFSYSLPDDLVDGYLDGPEHYRPVTLEAEPFSQSFNIVEADIDADLTNTDNGQRLQASNDGGDTWLPNDGTEENTAAVTADFAAAETFGSEIRGRVTLDGYEPNGPRDATPRLGYEPQTLSAWELQITTNALRVIDDQTFTGSPYEIADSIADDSGLVFVPDYREDGLALKAFAPGDEVLDVDWTVENADPVDTSEGYYNEITVFGPEDDNGERLQATASSETEQDRVGVVEGPAEFRPDAETEAELESIARTQLAEGVSKDTVTGSLTISSQFVQPGYAYEVDEFRKLDPRDNPAYVLKSATFEWGTMSLDFEGRQSLARAIRSIETEVRTTKRAL, encoded by the coding sequence ATGAGTTTCGCCTACGGCGGCTCCGGTGACGGTGCGTCTTACGGCGGGGAGAACGGGTCCGCCTACGGGCTACCGCTCCCTCGGAGGGTCGAAGGTGTCGGCGTCGAGTCAGCTACCGGGGACGAGGTAGACCTCTCGTGGGACGCTGCTGGGAGTACCGACGAGTACGTCATCCTTCAAGCCGAGGCGAGCGGGGCCGACGCTACCGACTACTCAGAGGTCGCAACGACACCCACCACGTCCACGACCGTCAGCGGGCTTGAGGACGGAGAGCGGTACTACTTCCGGGTCCGCGGCCGGAACGACCGTAGTGACGGCCCGCTCTCGGCAGAAGTCGACGCGACGACGGTCCTCCCGGCCACCGAGATAACAGACATCGGCAACGGGGTTCGGGGGGAACTGACACTCTCGCTGGACGCTCTGGACGACTCTACCGACGGCGGTATCGACATCTACCGCTCCACTGATGGTTCGCTCGGGAGTGCGGTCGCTACAGACCTCGATTCAGACACGGGAGAGTACACGGACAGCGAGGCCATCCTTGACGGCGAGGAGTATCACTACACGGCTCGCCGTATCACTGACCACACGCAGACAGATGGCGAGCAGGCCGCGCAGACAGCGTTCCTTCCAGACGAAGACGCGCCTACCCTCCTGAACGGCGTCGAGGACGAGGTCACACTCGACCGCGAGAGCACCGTCTCGAACTACGGCGACGTCCGCGTCCAGCAGCGTGAGACCGGGGAGGATGCGTGGGACGACACCGCCACGGGCTGGGCAGAGCAAGTCGTCGCGAACGACACGCTCACGCTCACGTTCGAGGGGTTGGAAGACGGCGAGGAGTTAGAGTACCGCGCCCGAACCGAAACCGAACATGTCACCGGCAACTGGACCGCTCCCGTCGCGATCATCACGAAATTCCCCGGTGCAACGAACCTGTCGATCACGGCGACGACGGCGACCAGCGTCGCCCTCGAGCACAACGACAACGCCGACAACGAAGATGGGACGTGGGTGTGGCGCAGAGAGGAACTCGACCCGCTGCGGGACACCGGCTTCGGCGAGTGGGAGGTCATCGACACCATCGACCCGACCGATGGGACTGGCCCGGTCCAGTTCACGGACGACACGGTCCGACCCAACCGTGACTACGAATACTACGTCGAACCGTTCACCGAGCATACGAGCGCGGAGTCGGGCACCGTCTCCACTACCACGGAACTCGCCGTCCCCAATGAGGGCTGGTACGTCGTCCTCAAGGCCGGCACAGGAGAGCGAGCGACGATCCCGTATAGCGTCATCGACGAGTCACGCCCCCGCCTCGAACCCGAGACGTCCGCCGTCGGTCGGTGGACGATCGATATTAGCCCGAACGACGTCCTCCGTGAGTGGCTCCGGGCGGAGGCGTACATCTACTATAACGGCGATCTCTGGATGCGGGGCCCGTTCACACGCTATCATCCCGATGGCGGGAGCGGCGACGTCGCCGCGAAGATGGAAGGTTTCGGCATCATCCAACACCTGAAGGGCGGCGGACAGGCCTTCAGCGTGCAGAGCGAGCCGGGGTATGAAGCGTTCCAGCGCTTCGCCGACGAGCACCTCAACGAGTGGAACGTCGACGTCACACCTCCGAGCGAGAACATCGTCGACGAGGACTTCCCCGTCCAGGACGCCGAGGACGACACCGGGCTCGAGGGACTCTTCGCCAGCGCACTCGACGGCGACGATATCGCCGCCACTGTCGACAGCGGCGTGGCCCCGCTCCAGGTCGCCTGGACGAGGGAGGGCGAGGACGCCGATCGGGACAGTGGCGCCTCGATCCAGTCGTTCTCGGACGCCTCGGGCGGCGAGTCCCTGACGCTCATCTCGGAAGTGGGCAACTACGCTGAGTGGGACTTCGAGAACTATCACCGCATCCCGGTCGACGAGCTCGTACTTTACGTCCGCACACGCAATCTCGACGCCGGCAGCAGCACCCCCGAAATCGAAGCATCGATCGACAGCGACGTCGTCGGTCCGGTCGGCGTCACGGCGGGCCCATTCGTATGGCAGGACCGGGACTCGGACTTCTCCGGGTGGGAGATCCAGGACGACCTCGAGCCTGGCGTGCACACCCTTCGTCTGGAGGTGGTTGACGCGCCCAGCTCGGACGCCGACGCGTTCACGTTCGACGTGGTGGCGCCCCTGGACGGCCGGTTCTCGTACAGCCTGCCCGACGACCTCGTGGACGGCTACCTCGACGGTCCAGAGCACTACCGGCCAGTGACGCTGGAGGCGGAGCCGTTCTCCCAGTCGTTCAACATCGTGGAGGCCGACATCGACGCCGACCTGACGAACACGGATAACGGCCAGCGCCTCCAGGCGTCCAACGACGGTGGCGATACCTGGCTCCCGAACGACGGCACCGAGGAGAACACCGCTGCCGTGACCGCTGACTTCGCGGCGGCAGAGACCTTCGGCTCGGAGATCCGGGGGCGCGTCACACTCGATGGCTACGAGCCGAATGGCCCTCGCGACGCCACACCGCGGCTGGGGTACGAGCCGCAGACGCTGTCAGCGTGGGAACTCCAGATTACGACGAACGCGCTGCGCGTCATCGACGACCAAACGTTCACGGGGAGCCCGTACGAGATCGCTGACTCGATCGCCGACGACTCAGGGCTCGTCTTCGTCCCCGACTACCGCGAGGACGGGCTCGCGCTGAAGGCATTCGCCCCCGGCGACGAGGTGCTCGACGTTGACTGGACTGTCGAGAATGCCGACCCCGTGGACACCAGTGAGGGCTACTACAACGAGATCACCGTGTTCGGGCCCGAGGACGACAACGGCGAGCGCCTCCAGGCAACTGCCTCGTCGGAGACCGAGCAAGATCGCGTGGGCGTCGTTGAAGGTCCGGCCGAGTTCCGTCCAGACGCCGAGACAGAGGCCGAACTGGAGTCGATCGCGCGGACGCAGCTGGCCGAGGGCGTCTCAAAGGACACCGTCACGGGCTCGCTCACCATCTCCTCACAGTTCGTCCAACCAGGATACGCGTACGAGGTGGACGAATTTAGAAAATTAGACCCAAGAGACAACCCTGCATACGTCTTGAAAAGCGCAACATTCGAATGGGGGACGATGTCGCTCGACTTCGAGGGACGGCAGTCGCTCGCGCGGGCGATCAGGAGCATCGAAACCGAGGTCAGAACCACAAAGCGGGCGCTGTGA